A genomic stretch from Sulfurihydrogenibium azorense Az-Fu1 includes:
- a CDS encoding ATP citrate lyase citrate-binding domain-containing protein: MAQRGIREYDGKRIIAQNWKDYFGDAFEYDFKSVLVTPETDFEKLPEEHPWLKTTPLVAKPDMLFGKRGKLGLVLFKINEPGDVTYEDAVKWIKQKMQEEVEINGVKGHLTHFLIEPFVPHKPEEEYYVAFSMGDDYDTVYMSAFGGIDVEENWDKVSEVKIPPTASDEEIEKLIKQNVPKEIKDKEKYADFVIRAYKMFRDLHFVYFEINPLVLVGNKAYLLDFVGKVDDTAGFVVGKKWGELEFPSGFGRDLTPEEKYIKELDEKSGSSLKLTILNPEGRIWTLVAGGGASVVYADTVADMGYVNELANYGEYSGNPTRTETREYVKTVLDLMTRNKHPSGKPKILLIGGAIANFTDVAKTFDGIIDAFKEYAEKMRQVGVRIYVRRGGPNYEVGLKKIKQAAEELGLPIEVYGPELHMTDIVRKALEEEKVA; the protein is encoded by the coding sequence ATGGCTCAGAGAGGAATAAGAGAATATGATGGAAAGAGAATTATAGCCCAAAACTGGAAAGATTACTTTGGTGATGCCTTTGAGTACGATTTTAAATCTGTGTTAGTAACTCCTGAAACAGATTTTGAGAAACTTCCTGAAGAACATCCTTGGTTAAAGACCACTCCTTTGGTAGCAAAACCGGACATGCTTTTTGGAAAAAGAGGAAAGTTAGGTTTAGTTTTATTTAAAATCAACGAACCGGGAGACGTTACTTACGAAGATGCGGTTAAGTGGATAAAACAAAAGATGCAGGAAGAAGTTGAGATTAACGGTGTAAAGGGGCATCTTACACATTTTTTAATAGAGCCTTTTGTTCCTCACAAACCAGAAGAAGAGTACTATGTAGCATTCTCTATGGGTGATGATTACGATACTGTTTACATGTCAGCCTTTGGTGGAATAGATGTTGAAGAGAACTGGGATAAAGTTTCTGAAGTAAAAATACCTCCTACAGCTTCAGATGAAGAGATAGAAAAACTTATAAAACAAAACGTTCCAAAAGAGATAAAAGATAAAGAAAAATACGCAGATTTTGTAATTAGAGCTTATAAAATGTTTAGAGACTTACATTTTGTTTACTTTGAAATAAACCCATTGGTTTTAGTTGGAAATAAGGCTTACCTATTAGACTTTGTTGGTAAAGTTGACGATACTGCAGGATTTGTTGTTGGCAAAAAATGGGGAGAGCTTGAGTTTCCGTCTGGGTTTGGAAGAGATCTAACACCAGAGGAAAAGTATATAAAAGAGTTAGATGAAAAATCTGGTTCTTCTCTAAAGTTAACGATACTCAATCCAGAAGGAAGAATATGGACATTAGTAGCAGGTGGTGGAGCTTCTGTTGTTTATGCTGATACAGTAGCAGATATGGGATATGTTAACGAGCTTGCAAACTACGGTGAGTATTCAGGAAACCCAACAAGAACAGAAACCAGAGAGTATGTAAAAACAGTTTTAGACCTTATGACAAGAAACAAACATCCATCTGGAAAACCTAAAATACTTTTAATAGGTGGAGCGATAGCTAACTTTACAGATGTTGCCAAAACCTTTGATGGAATAATAGATGCATTTAAAGAGTACGCAGAAAAAATGAGGCAAGTGGGAGTAAGAATTTACGTAAGAAGAGGTGGACCTAACTACGAAGTGGGACTTAAAAAAATTAAACAGGCAGCTGAAGAACTTGGACTACCAATAGAAGTTTATGGTCCAGAACTTCATATGACAGATATAGTAAGAAAAGCGTTAGAAGAAGAAAAAGTAGCATAA
- a CDS encoding citrate/2-methylcitrate synthase, translating to MSKPEYLLFDRNTKAIFWNLNTNAIQRMLDYDYVVGRSPSIAAIVAPTSERSFEKFFYGTKEIIIPIYKSTKEAAKFHPEADVLLNFASFRTAYPVTLEAFEIPTIRTIIITAEGIPERFARDMRIKAKQLGKWIIGPATVGGIAPGAFRIANTGGTIENIIASKLHRPGSVGLVTRSGGLFNELSNIIARNADGVAEGIAIGGDRFPGSDFLDHMLRFEKNPQVEFMILLGEVGGEAEYKVVEAVKNGLITKPVIGWCIGTISKFFGGEVQFGHAGAKAGVDRETADAKNRAMREVGIHVPNNFNELPHVIKGIYEMLRGEGKIRPVVEPEVPPIPEDLSKAIREGKVRKPTNFICTISDDRGEEATYCGVPISEVIEKGLTIADVIGLLWFKRKFPTWASNFIDMVIRVVADHGPAVAGAHNVKVTARAGKDLMSSLATGILAIGPRFGGAIDGAAKYFKMAYEKNMLPHEFVEYMKNVEKIPIPGIGHRVKSTKNPDKRVELLKDYARRNFPKVELLDYALEVEKVTTSKKENLILNVDGTIGVLLVDLFKTIGYSNEEIDNMIEAGAFNAFFVLGRSIGFIGHYLDEKRLDMPLYRHPTDDILYDVKRPEGV from the coding sequence ATGAGCAAACCTGAATACTTACTTTTTGACAGAAACACTAAGGCTATTTTCTGGAACCTTAACACAAATGCTATTCAAAGGATGTTAGACTACGACTATGTAGTTGGAAGAAGTCCAAGTATAGCAGCAATAGTAGCTCCAACTTCAGAAAGATCTTTTGAAAAGTTTTTCTATGGAACAAAAGAGATAATAATACCTATTTATAAATCTACAAAAGAAGCTGCAAAATTCCATCCAGAAGCTGATGTTTTATTAAACTTTGCTTCTTTTAGAACGGCGTATCCTGTTACATTAGAAGCATTTGAGATACCTACAATAAGAACGATCATAATCACTGCAGAAGGTATACCAGAAAGATTTGCTAGAGATATGAGGATAAAAGCTAAACAACTTGGTAAGTGGATTATTGGTCCTGCTACAGTTGGAGGTATAGCACCAGGAGCTTTCAGAATAGCAAACACAGGTGGAACAATAGAAAACATAATTGCGTCTAAACTCCATAGACCCGGTTCAGTTGGATTAGTGACAAGATCAGGAGGTTTATTTAACGAACTTTCCAACATAATCGCAAGAAACGCTGATGGTGTAGCAGAAGGTATAGCTATAGGTGGAGATAGATTTCCAGGGTCAGACTTTTTAGACCATATGCTAAGATTTGAGAAAAACCCTCAAGTTGAATTTATGATACTTCTTGGAGAAGTTGGTGGAGAGGCGGAGTACAAAGTAGTAGAAGCTGTTAAAAACGGACTTATTACAAAACCTGTGATAGGTTGGTGTATTGGAACAATATCGAAATTCTTTGGAGGAGAAGTTCAATTTGGACACGCCGGAGCTAAGGCAGGAGTTGACAGAGAAACAGCAGACGCTAAAAATAGAGCAATGAGAGAAGTAGGAATCCACGTTCCAAACAACTTTAACGAACTTCCTCACGTAATAAAAGGAATATATGAAATGTTAAGAGGTGAAGGAAAAATCCGGCCTGTTGTAGAACCGGAAGTTCCTCCAATTCCTGAAGATCTCTCAAAAGCCATCAGAGAAGGAAAAGTAAGAAAACCTACAAACTTTATATGTACAATCTCTGATGATAGAGGAGAAGAAGCTACTTACTGTGGAGTTCCTATAAGTGAAGTTATTGAAAAAGGTTTAACGATAGCAGATGTTATAGGATTACTTTGGTTTAAGCGTAAATTCCCTACTTGGGCATCTAATTTTATAGATATGGTTATTAGAGTAGTTGCAGACCATGGACCAGCAGTAGCAGGAGCTCACAACGTAAAAGTAACAGCAAGAGCCGGAAAAGACCTAATGTCTTCGTTGGCAACAGGTATACTAGCAATAGGTCCAAGATTTGGAGGAGCTATAGACGGAGCTGCAAAATACTTTAAAATGGCTTATGAAAAGAACATGTTACCTCACGAATTTGTAGAGTATATGAAGAATGTTGAAAAAATACCTATTCCGGGAATAGGACACAGGGTAAAATCTACAAAAAATCCTGATAAAAGGGTAGAACTTTTAAAAGATTATGCTAGAAGAAACTTTCCTAAGGTTGAGCTTTTAGACTATGCGTTAGAAGTTGAAAAAGTAACAACCTCTAAGAAAGAGAACCTTATACTAAACGTTGACGGAACAATTGGTGTTTTACTAGTTGACCTGTTTAAAACTATAGGTTACTCTAACGAAGAGATAGATAATATGATAGAAGCAGGTGCATTTAACGCTTTCTTCGTTCTTGGAAGATCTATAGGATTTATAGGTCACTACTTAGACGAAAAACGTTTAGATATGCCACTTTACAGACATCCAACTGATGATATCCTTTACGATGTAAAAAGACCTGAAGGAGTATAA
- a CDS encoding NADP-dependent isocitrate dehydrogenase: MENIFWWKGKVEIPSEGSFIKLNPDKTITVPDNPIIPFIMGDGIGFEITPEMIKVVNAAVEKVYGNSKKIYWLEVLAGDKAEENGLNRMPQETLDLLKQSIVSIKGPLGTPVGKGGKSLNAILRQSMDFYSAIRPVFYMGQPSPIPNPERVNVTVFRENSDDVYMAIEYMPKTEEVKKVKEFFINQMGVSEYALPEDVGITVKPMSEYKTKRHVRKAFRYALENGKKHIAVVGKGNIMKATEGAFINWAFEVAQEDEFKGKIITEGEPQEGQAKIYKVITDQMLMQLVLKPEYYDVIITQNLNGDYISDLASALVGGPGFVPSGNIGDGYALFESTHGTANDIAGKGIANPLSIILSGAMMLEYLGWKDASNVIYKAVKQVISEGKGTPDIANGFRKLGKQAVELSTQAFGDEIVKAIKNN; the protein is encoded by the coding sequence ATGGAAAATATTTTTTGGTGGAAAGGTAAGGTAGAAATTCCTTCAGAAGGTAGTTTCATAAAGTTAAATCCAGACAAAACAATAACAGTTCCAGACAATCCAATTATCCCTTTCATAATGGGAGATGGGATAGGTTTTGAAATAACTCCAGAAATGATAAAAGTTGTAAATGCAGCTGTTGAAAAAGTTTACGGAAATTCGAAAAAAATATACTGGCTTGAAGTTTTGGCTGGAGATAAAGCAGAAGAAAACGGCTTAAATAGAATGCCTCAAGAAACATTAGATTTATTAAAACAAAGTATAGTCAGTATAAAAGGCCCCTTAGGTACTCCTGTAGGCAAAGGAGGTAAATCCTTAAACGCTATTTTAAGACAATCTATGGATTTTTACTCAGCTATAAGACCTGTGTTTTATATGGGACAACCATCTCCAATCCCAAATCCAGAAAGAGTAAACGTAACTGTCTTTAGAGAAAACTCTGATGACGTTTATATGGCCATAGAGTATATGCCAAAAACAGAAGAGGTTAAAAAAGTTAAAGAGTTTTTTATAAACCAAATGGGCGTTAGCGAGTATGCCTTACCTGAAGATGTGGGTATAACTGTAAAACCTATGTCTGAATATAAAACAAAGAGACATGTTAGAAAAGCATTTAGATACGCTCTTGAAAACGGGAAAAAACATATAGCTGTAGTCGGAAAAGGAAACATAATGAAAGCTACAGAAGGTGCTTTTATAAATTGGGCCTTTGAAGTTGCACAAGAAGATGAATTTAAAGGGAAAATAATAACAGAAGGAGAACCTCAAGAAGGGCAGGCTAAAATATACAAAGTTATAACCGACCAAATGTTAATGCAACTTGTTTTAAAACCAGAGTACTACGATGTTATAATCACTCAAAATCTAAACGGAGATTACATATCAGACCTTGCCTCTGCTTTAGTAGGAGGACCTGGATTTGTTCCAAGTGGAAATATAGGAGACGGTTATGCCTTATTTGAAAGTACCCATGGAACAGCTAACGATATAGCAGGTAAAGGTATTGCAAATCCTCTTTCAATTATACTTTCAGGTGCAATGATGCTTGAGTACTTAGGGTGGAAAGATGCAAGTAATGTAATATACAAAGCCGTAAAACAAGTTATATCTGAAGGAAAAGGAACTCCTGACATTGCA